The Cicer arietinum cultivar CDC Frontier isolate Library 1 chromosome 1, Cicar.CDCFrontier_v2.0, whole genome shotgun sequence genome contains the following window.
CGATAATTGATCTATTTATAacaaagataattatttaaaaataattgatagttTCAAATTTCAAggtgatatttaatttattatatttgtattatcCAATTAGTGCTATATATACtattcaattcaatatttttattttgtatttatgataattataaatataccaAAACCTAATAAAGAtagttgaataaaaatattattatctctttcatttcatttataaataaattctttttaatgtgtaaaatagtgaaataagttacttaattattaattacGACCAGACGTTcagtgtaatatttatttatttatctataaaaaaagtGTTCATAGATAGATTTGTAGTTATGCATGAAAAATACTATAAGAATCATTATCCCTAGCTTAGAATGTAGTTGATAGATCATTGGGTATATAATCCATAAAAGTAGAACATTTTATAGGATTCAAATTAAGATGTTTTCCTTTATGCTACTTTTTGGTGTTCCTAATGTAATTGATATATAAAAGTATAATGGACAATGGAGACAATATAGGGAATTAATACGAAGCAAATAATGTCATATGAAAAGGTGGTTCAGTCAACTGTTGAAGATGAATGAGAAGATAAAAAGTAGCTATCAAAGGTGATGGAATGGATAATTATTAGCACTAAGATTCTACCCAGAAAAAACAAGTGTGATAGAGAACAAATTTATCTGCTACCATTCATAGAGGtaagaacaaaattaattaatgcgGGATCAATGAATTCGAAAATCAAATTTAtcggtttttatttttaatgctGAGTCCAAACTTAATCAAATCAAGTTAAAATGATATTCAATTATAACGTACTGACATGCTGAGATTCAAGCAAAACTCTTTGATAATTGGATTCatatatcttaaatataaacaattttttaatataaaatttcttaatttttgaaaatactaaTTGATTGAATTCGACCAAACTAATAAGTTTTCATTGGTTTGGACCCtgcaaaaaatatattacaaaaatcaacaactaaattgattatattttttattattttgaatttttttaaatttcttttaaattaaactGATATGTTACACCTCTAGACATATACTCAAAAAAATGTGTAAATATTTACATGATCTAAAagaaacaataacaataatagagACATTATTCATGATTGTATTTGCTATGATTAAGGTTCAGTTTTTTGGTTACAAATAATGTTCATCTTTTTACGTgggtgtaatattttttttggctTAGTTAAATTTGTTTCCtttatgtttattctagtcatttatgtattaaaagtattttgagctcacataaattttatgttgaGAGTTTTTTTCTTACTCCTAAGTCACTTATAATATAaacatctaaaaaaataaagtttttaagtCGTCTAAAATATACTCCAAAAACATATgtgatttcttaaaaatatagGGGTTATAAAAGGAGCTCTCATATCATATTACTCCTTTTTCTCTAATCTGTAGTCTTTTAAGGTTTAAGTCtacatattaaaaaacaataaatttagataATGCATAGTTTTGGTTTTTGtaaggataaaaaaaaacatacttaAGTGATATTTtgcttgttaaaaaaatattttaattgtatgttaatttatttaaaataaccaaaattttaggaaaagaaaaactaaaaagacaaaaattagAGATAATGAGTCAAGAAGATGATAGTGATATTGGCGAGATTGGGTTAGCAAGATAGAGATAACTCTTGAATCCTTTCACTACTTTTATGATATATTGAGATTTGAGGAAACGTTCTTGTGGCATATAAAACTTAAAAGTTGAAAGCATCTTCTAATGTCACAACTCACAAGTTacaatcaataataattttgcTATTTGAGGATGGCAAATGCTTCTAAAAACAACGTTGAAGGATGTGGGGCTTAAGTTATTTTGTCTGTAGCGATATGAAAAAGAAGCTGGGAGCCACGTGAATGTTTGTTGAGCATATTTTGCTTTCTATTCCATCAAAGGGGAAAGGGATTCAATAGACCATTGCCTACCTTTTCTTTGTAAGTGTTACACTGGCCAATAAGTAATCCAAGATTATTTTGATTTGCATATACGTTTACCTTTAGTCTCTCAAAATATAGCgaattttggttttgttttCTAAAATTTCGTTAAAAATTTGAGATGACAAATTAAGCTACATACAATGAAACGTATCAACGCTGCATTAACTGCTATGCGACATTAATATCACGTCGGCATAAAATGTCTGACTGCCACATCGTATGGATAAAAAACAACACGAGAATTATTTATAggatgaaaaaatatttaccaggattcaaataaaataaaataaaaaactttatttacaatttttaactTCAACCATTACATAAAAAGTACATTTTATGAAACTTGTGTTTATCTACTTCTCTTTTTTACTTGAAAtgtattgaaaattaatttaaaaattaaacacgTAAACGTCGTATAAATAACATTAGTATGTatgagagggagagagagagagacaaaGCATATAAAAAGCATTGTTAACGTCTATTTTACGAAGAATCCAACCCTTTGAAACCATTATGAATGGGAGAGTCCAAATCATTGCTAATTTAACCACAAAAGTCATTGCTGCAAAGGGAGCCTTGTGCATATTTATGGTGCAGAAAAAAAGTTGTCAAGAGAGAAATAGATAAGAGAGAATGtggaaagagagaaaaatatgataaatataatagattttatatattgattgggataagagaaagagagaagaaatagaaaagagatgattgtaaatatttttgaatgtaCAAAATTGCccttcaattaaaaaaatcacaaaattaatttaaatttctatttcaattaaataatttattaagttaCTAAATTTTATGCTTTACTCACATTATTCATCagattaaatcaattatttaatttaatgacttaatatgattaaattgtcttgaatttaataatcaaattattttattatttttcataaaaattaagaaactcattttattagtattttttttttcaccatCTTGTAGTCCTTCCCTGTATTTTAATCAACACCTCAACCCATGATTACTTCTTTCGAATTTATAATGGATGATCATCGTATTGATAAAGTTTGCAAGAATTAATTTcgtataaaaagttaaattgaaTTGTGGTATTTACAAACATAGACCATTGTTCGATTACTGTGCAAGGATACCAccactatttatttttaatgaataacACCACCTCATATTCAACCTGCAACAATGgcttttcatggatgattttaagCTTTCATCACTTGCAGAGGAAGGGGGACACAGAGGGTATCCTTTGCTAGTGGGCCCCATGTGTATTTGGTCTCTCTTTGCTATTTCTTCTATCAACCAAGCAGGGGAAATTTGTTATTTcttctctatctctctctctctctctctctctctctcttttatttctctcttaTATAAATCACCCCAACCAAACACACTGTTAGCATGCCCTTAATATTTCTCTTTAATTTGAATATCCATTTGCAACATATGCGTTTTTCCCCGGGATTATGGGACAAGTGACAAGGTATTATTCTGCATTAGCAGCTAAAATTCTTGAACCATGTAAGATTTTCATGGCGAGGGAAGTACAATAACAACACAATAATATTTAGCATTGACTTTCAGAGCAACAACAGAACACAGATCAGAATATTCATCAAgagaattaattttaaaattggcTCTGAGTTATTTCTTACGAAGTTGAATACAAATTACAAATGAAATATAACTTTTCAACATCTTACAACACTAATTTAGCAGCTAAAAAATCATCCTAGGATATTTCAGAAGCCCGATTTTCCAAAAGATTACTAATTTGAAACATGACAAAGTCCCTCACTTTGTGTAGAGTACATCCTCCCATGGGTGACGGTAGAGTGGTTGCTTCAATCTCTTCTGGTCGAAGGTGTGcctgaaatttcaaaaaaggaACAACGATTAAGACCAAATCATGTATGCTTTTTTGTCTGTAGGTGGATGGAGACTGAGTTTTATTTGattcacacaacacaaagacATGTATGCTTTTTTCTCTGTAGGTGGATGGAGATTGAGTTTTATTTGATTCACACAACACAAAGCCATGCAATATTGTTGACCACCTAACTGAAAGTGAAACTCTTGCGACCACAAGATTGTTCTGGATAGAACGGGCCCAAAGGTGCAAAACTATACAATAATGTCCAAAGTGTTCTTTACATGAAGTATGTAAATTAATATAAACTTACCCAATCAGACCAATGGAGCGTGCCAGCACAAAGAGACCATTCAGATAACCAATCTCCACAATTTCATCAATCTCTTGCTTGGTGAACATTCCACTACCAGCAAGAAGATCTAAGAAAAGAGATCCAATTGCACCATCTACATTAAGAACTAAATTATTTGCCTTTGTGAGAGTGTAAGTTTCCACTTGAACAGCATATTCCATGTATTTCACAGAAGGAAAATGTGTGCGTGCAAACTTCTGTAATAGCTCAACTCTTTTATCTTTGTTGTCTCTATTCTTGATCCTGATTCACAAAGCAAAACCAAGCCTCAGagatttagtttttattttattttttttatatagaaacaGTAGCCACATAAACAGAATAATTCACTTAGATTGAACAGGCAGAATACCTGTGCCCAATTCCTGCCACACGAATTCCCTTTTTCTTCATACCTTCAACAAACTCGTAAGGTGTAAGCCCCTGATAAGACAACATAAAATACCCCATGTTAAATAAGGAGAAAGATGAAGCATATGGTGTGTTTGTGGGGAGGGGTTTTCtagtttcaattttattttttaaatttaattttgatctaTTAGGATTTTATCCCCCCTGCCTTCACAGGAAATTTATAGATCATACCCTGTCATGAGCATCCTTGAAGTAGCGAGCAGCATCATCAATGGCACCCCCAAATCGAGGACCGATTGTAAGCAAACCTGATACAGAAGCtcataaataatcattttactGCACAATTAGCATAAAAGAATTGGCCACCCCATCAGATAATCAGCCTACTTCAGAAGTAGACAGACAAAAGAGCATGTATTTACCTGACACAAGACTGGAAACTAGGTCCTTCCCAGCCCTTGCTGTCACAATAGTATTGTGAGCACCAGAGACACAAGGACCGTGATCGGCACATAACATGATGCATATCTGACCAATGGAATGTATTAGTGCCACATGAACATCTAAATGGAAAAATTACATTGCAAAATTTATCTAAAGAAGCTTGATTGTAGTGCATAGACCAATTTGACATACTTAAGTGACAAACATATGGCAAaacaaaggaagaaaaatatttgaggaaagCTCTGCACAACTAAATAACTTACCTCAATAAATTGAGTACAGTAACGGGGTAGGCTTCGTTTAAACCACAAAAGAGAGATAACATCACCAACACCAAAACCCTTTTCGATAATGGAAGACATGGGCACACCAGCATAGCACGGCTCCTCACCTTTGCAAAATATTGGAAGAAAGCTTTAGTTTAACTATCAAATTTGAGTGTCTCAGGATGCGGAAAGAAAGACATCCCATCTATAAATTATAACACTGGTATATCCCATCTCACCTCTATCATCAGAAATGGTGGAAATTATATGAGTTGGAGCACGGACTTTTCCGCTCTTGATTGCAGAGTTAAGGTCCTCAGGGATTTGTGGAGGAGTAAATTCCTTCACTTGTGTTATTTTCCCTTCTCCAATCTAAAAAAAGATAAGTCAATAAATGATAGTATAGATAATCAAAGATTTGAAAAGAGACTTCTTTAAAAAGTTGTCCACATTAAGGGATTAGGAGAGGGGAGAAAACTGAATTGAGGATATGGAAAATTTAAATACACATGCAAACTAACCAATTTGTCAAATGTTTCTTTAATTGAAGTCTCAAAAGCTTCGTATGAAGTAGGAACAACAGCTCCAGCTTCTCTTAATGCCTGATTCTTTCCTTGAGCAGACTCCATGTCACCACCACTTTTAGCTCCCTAATTTATATATGTGCCAGTGGCATTAAGAATGTTGTCACTTTTTTATGAGGAATGCATTAATTGAGAACTTTGTCAAAAGATAAGTGAGCAGTGACATACAGCATGACCAAATTGTACTTCCGATTTGAAGAGTCGTGCACAAGTTCCACTAACCCAGGCAACAACAGGTTTGGTTACTTTCCCCTGTTTTAGGGCTTCCACTAATGAATATTCATCACGCCCTCCAAGTTCTCCAAGTACTACTATCATTTTAACCTGAGGTTTAATGCAAATCCAGATGGTCATTGTCAAAAAACTGATATTTTGTACATTATAGTAAGGCATTTATGAGTTGCAGATGGTTTGTGTAGTTCCCcaagatgaaaaagaaaaaaaatacctgTGGTATGTTGTTAAATCGTAAAACATGGTCGGATAGAGTGGAACCTGGGAAAACATCTCCTCCAATGGCAATGCCTGTAGGAAAGTAAGACATAACTCAATATTAGcattagtaattaaaaaaagCAGAAAAGATTAAATCAACATACAATACCTTCATAAATCCCATCAGTTACACGGGCAATGCTGTTGTATAATTCGTTGGACATCCCACCCTGCAATTCAAAAGGTTGTCTTCACTCAGAACCATCCATACATACATTACATGCCATAAGAAATAAAGCTCAAATTCTAAGTTTCTTTAAACAACAATTTGGTACTCttgacattaaataaaaaagtttaacgTTAAAATTCTAACATAGCTAAATAAGTTATTGCCATTATATAGAGAAACATGGGGGAGGGAGGGCTATTAACTTTCAAGAACCCTATCATGCAAGTATACTACCAATATATGCTATGTTTCCATTAAGCTTTACTTCACTTCTCCAGTGATGAATGGATAGATCATAGTTCCactaaatttattatcattcaCCATCGACTGTGAAGTATACAATCAGATTCAGTTCAATTCTCATTAAAATATCTTAAGGGAATCTCTTTAGTTCTTTTGGAAAAGGAGAAACACAAAATGAATGATTTAAAGTAAATCAAATGGTGAGGATATAAGCTCAGAAAATTGCAATATAAGTAACCATTTCAATTGGTCCTGTTTCCCTTGTAATTTTTGCCACCAAGTATCTACACATACTGAACCGACTCAACAAGCATCTAAATATATTAGGTATTCCAGAAAATGTCTAGAAACTATACTATTTAACAAGATTTTAGAAGAACTAAGCCATGATGGACAAGTATAAACAGGCAGAGCCGTGATTCAGAGTCATCTCTACAAGGATTGTTATGAAAGTTCATGCTGCAGCTTTATGGAATTTGAATTAGCTCCTAACTGTGGAATCCTAGAGTACACAACaggtatatataaaaaatagtattatatcatatctaaattttaaaagtgaAATGCATGAATTTGCAAACACCATGAACACATCCTAGACCTCCTTAATACAAAAGTAGGTCAGAAATCAGAATGACCAGAAACTTAAAAGCAGTACTAGGTTAGTCCTCAACAAGAGAATTATGCCAGCAACATAAGCAGGAAATGACTACATACAGATTTAGAAACAAATCCAACAGATCCAGGCCTGTAGAGCTTGCACTGGATAATATTGTCAATTGTTCCAGCTGTGTCACCAATTTTAAAAGCTCCAGCTTGAATGCCTCCAACAGTGGCTGGGCCAATAACAACCTACCATATCATGAGCACTAAAATAAGTTTTTCCaatttacaaattacaatatagCTACATAAGTTGATCAATTTCCATTTCAGTAACCACCTTATTATTTGACCGGGCATATGCAATCAATTGCTTTGTGTCTGACTCAGGTACTCCTTCGGCAATAATAGCAACAACTCTAATTGTAGGCTGCTTCAAAGCAGCCATGGATGATGCAGCAGCACTGCATATAGATCAACTTAGACTTGTTAAAAATTAGAAGGGTttggaaagaagaaaaagaaacatataaactgaataattaaaatttagattgatTTGATGTGATACAACACAAAGACAAAGACTCCAAATTGTATTTAGCTAATGAGACAAATCATGCAATATACCAAAATATTGAAACCACTCATAAGAGATCATATAAGAtactataaaatatttcatgATACATTGATtatattatgaaatattttttcaatatgccGCCAGTATTACGTACTATTGTACCATAAGATACCATAGGttcaaaacaataataaataattaactaacCTCCTAAATGATGCAAAATTGATGAAGACATCAGCAGTAGGATGTGCAGCACAAGCGGCTTCAATGCTGCAAAATAAGTCAACATACAGCTAAGAACACATTACACTAAGATAAACATAAGTATCATTCCCTACAATTGGTTACTTGGTAGTCATGAAATGGTGAAATTATTAAGATATCactcaaaagaagaaaaagggaACAATTTAGTTTTCATATAGAAATTAATAAGCAACACATACGTAGCATGAACTGGGATGGCAATTTCTTCCTGACCAAAAAAGAGTTTTTGAAATCCCTCAGAACCCGGGTTAATTATTCCAGCCACTGATGGTGTTTCCCTGCCTGTGAATACAAAATTACAACTTTCATTAATATGAAAAGCAAAGATTAATGTCACTGTATGATTTTCTCCTCTTCGTCCAGAAGAAAATAAAGATGATAGATCAGATACAAACCACAAAGGAAGTCAAAATCAAGCATCCGCTGGATGGGAAGTTGCTTGTAGTTATAAAACAGAGCTTGTGTAGTACGGGAGAATAATTGTCCAGTCGCCATGATTTAGAATCAGGTATATCTGATGACAAACCAGTGCATTACTTTCTATATCGTAAATAAAACAACATAGGGAaatatttatgacatttctAAAGGTCATGTTTAAAAATGCATATAAAAACTAAATACCAATAATATAAGTTGAAATCACATAAAAAGAACACTGATAAACTAGTTTAAGAAACTACTTAAATTCCAcatgattaaattaattatgatccACAACAATAGCCAAGTAATATCTAAATCTTCATAAGCCTAACAGGGGGAAAATCGTAAAACAAGAAAAGTAGTAAACTAAGAGTTTGAGATCCTCCACACTCCACAGCCTCATTAGCCTAACAGAAAACTATTCAAAGATCAAATAATCaatgaaaaacaattaaaaaaaagtagattAGTGATTCAACAGAACAGATTAGATCAACCACATTAGCACTTCCACAAGAGACAAAAGTCAGCTGGGTTATCTAACATGTCCAATTAAATCAAAAAACGGTAAGtatgtatatatacatatattataaacaaaaagcTCTCATTGAGAAGCAAACCGGAATTTGAAATCTCAAACTAGAATCAAACCAAAATTCACCATTTCATGTATTCAACAAAAACGAAACCAATCACTAACAAATCACCACAAGATCCGCAACTACTCCCTCCAAGTACAAAGGTATCACATTAAACATTACAATAAATATTACACCAAAACTCCAACgaaataaaatttaaccaaTCACCGCTAgtaaaaaccaaatccaaatctACCAAAAATGCACGTAGATCCATGATAAAATGATACTGTTGAACTTAACAACAATTTCCAAAtcaaataatacaaaataaaatattgacgATTCTTCAAAATCAACAACAAGATCGCTGAATATACAGCGAGAACTTCGATAAATTTCCACAGATTAATAAAAACTCAGACGAAGAAGAATTAgaattgaaagataaaaaatgaAAGTGGAAAAGAAACAGATCTAGAAATTGGAAGTGGAAGAAGGCATTGTGTTGACGGTTACGAAAAGAGAGTGTACCTGATTAGATTGAAATGAACTCGGTTGGGTGAATCGGGGGAGAGAAGTGAGTGGAGAGCGAGTTGGAATGGAAAGAGATTGAAAATGTAAAGAGAGAAGGGAATTATTTATATAGTGTGTAGTTGGAGTGAGTCACGTGGCGGGTGGTAGTTAGCTGTATAACTTTTACCTTCAATATTTCCTTACTAATTCTTTCTCTCTCGTGTTGTTAGATGGaaggaaaataaaatatgaatgaaggTGATGTTGGTTGGACTAGATTGGAGGTAGGTGTGAAGTGCCTTTTCTTATTTTGTTGCTTGCTTCACTACTTTTGACccaaaaatttacttttttttctagTATAACAAAAACAATACCTTTTATACCAAAACAAAAATACACTCGAAcaaaatttacttaaatattttacacCAGCTTCCAACTTCGATCTGCggttaattttaatattcttgTCAATAATCTGTCCtagattttttaatttgattctaaattataatttaatttttttaatttaattatatttattttaaaatattaacactgttattattttaatatattaattcaattacacaaatgttaaaaaattaaaagaattcatcattaacttttgaGGAATTTAGATCTTCACAAATTTAGAACTTAGatctttattaaatttataatttatatcttttaaagaaatacaTATTTTCTTTTCCAACTATAATAATAACGTTAAATACTTGAATAAAAAAACTtacatttttattgtttgaacTTCATCTTCCccacaaaatttgaattattttttaatacccctttttttaaaaaaaaattatttaaatactttcttttcaaaattatatacttaaatatcttttttttttcttttaagttaCAAGTTGCCATTTAAAATGACGATTTTCTTAAGGAAGTAcactttttaaatggtgacctctcaaaagttttttttttaatttttatttaaataacaaaaataatatatatatatatatatatatatatatatatatatatatatatatatatatattataaaaatacataaataaaagttaaaatttgtatttatgtatttttctgtatttttatgaattatattaattatatatatatatatatatattattgttgttaattaaaaaaaattgaattttctttttaattcctTAAGGAAGTAGCCAtttcaaatggcgacttgtaattTGGTGAAAAAAAAGAGTATTtagatatataaatttcaaaaatgaatatttgagtaactttttttaaaaaaaggttatttaaaaaaaaaaacccacaaaATCTACCTAAGAGGTCaacaaaataattgttttaaatctctaaataaaataaaaagtttatttaataaaagccctcaaataaaatgttttacttaataaaaatattccataCGAAGATATGAGATTTAGTTTGACAAAGATATAATCTCTAACACTATTGTTTAACTATATAAAAAAGTCTCgcataaaaattaatgttatattttaatatcttgtacttgaaaaaaattaacaagAGACAATTAATCGAACAACTtttgtgttttgaaaaatcCTACTTATTGGCCATCACCTTCTGcaccaataataataaaattcaatttctctctatattaatagtatcatattagtCCCTTATAAATACTATGATAAACCATATTGATccctaacaaaaaataatagaaactTATTTTGGTCCTTATTATGGGTGAGAATGGAAGGAGCTAGTCATCTTTGATAACTCACCATGTAATTTGTTCCTTCAATAGTGGCCGAAGTGAGGGGGAATAAACAaggaaaaataagaagaatggaAAAGGGGAAGATGATGAAAAAGAAAGGTGTTAGAAATTTTAAGAACTATTACAATGATtaattgtcctttttttttataaataatatctcaattaaataaataaaaatactaagaTCCAAAAGAGCATCGATCCTTAAcaaaaaaaaggaataaaatGCGGAGGATGTCCTCAATCCACACACCTTCGTAATTAATAAGAACAACCTCTGATACCAATTCTAATACAAGAAACATAAGAAATGAtggtttaaattgtgttttattttaaaaacagttttagcAAAATTAAAAACAGAGTCGATAAAACAATAAACACACAACAacacaatcaatttattttgacTGACCATCAATACAGTAGTTATGTTTAGTCTCTTCAAACTaaatgatttaatccactaattcactAAATGAATCACACATTCATTGAACGCCTAATACTCAATCTAAACTGTATTCAAGTCTATTCAACCTTCTAACATAGTACAATCAAGTTGTTAGGGATGCAACCATTACTGAGCTAAGTTACAAATATAATGTGTTTATGGATTTTTCTTAATAACACTCACAAGAGTGTGTTTACAAAGTTATgctcttaaataaaataatagggTTAAGTACAACCGTGCATAGAAGACATTGTGGTATCGTTGTTGGTATTTTTATAGAGAAACTTCAGGATTTCTGGACAttgtcttaaatataaaaaattaacatgtaTCACAAATTTTTGTATCAAATCTTCAAAGATTGATTGATTCACCATTAAAGTTTGTCCAAATTTATtcttgtaattgattctttgtAACTTGATATGGAGACATAACATATGATATCATGAACAAAGTATGTCACACGAACCTTCAAACAATTG
Protein-coding sequences here:
- the LOC101498978 gene encoding ATP-citrate synthase beta chain protein 1 translates to MATGQLFSRTTQALFYNYKQLPIQRMLDFDFLCGRETPSVAGIINPGSEGFQKLFFGQEEIAIPVHATIEAACAAHPTADVFINFASFRSAAASSMAALKQPTIRVVAIIAEGVPESDTKQLIAYARSNNKVVIGPATVGGIQAGAFKIGDTAGTIDNIIQCKLYRPGSVGFVSKSGGMSNELYNSIARVTDGIYEGIAIGGDVFPGSTLSDHVLRFNNIPQVKMIVVLGELGGRDEYSLVEALKQGKVTKPVVAWVSGTCARLFKSEVQFGHAGAKSGGDMESAQGKNQALREAGAVVPTSYEAFETSIKETFDKLIGEGKITQVKEFTPPQIPEDLNSAIKSGKVRAPTHIISTISDDRGEEPCYAGVPMSSIIEKGFGVGDVISLLWFKRSLPRYCTQFIEICIMLCADHGPCVSGAHNTIVTARAGKDLVSSLVSGLLTIGPRFGGAIDDAARYFKDAHDRGLTPYEFVEGMKKKGIRVAGIGHRIKNRDNKDKRVELLQKFARTHFPSVKYMEYAVQVETYTLTKANNLVLNVDGAIGSLFLDLLAGSGMFTKQEIDEIVEIGYLNGLFVLARSIGLIGHTFDQKRLKQPLYRHPWEDVLYTK